From a region of the Pontixanthobacter gangjinensis genome:
- a CDS encoding HIT domain-containing protein: MAIDATQPYDDQNVFAKILRREIPSTKLYEDEWAYAFPDINPQATLHVLVIPKGPYVSWDDFSAKASDQEIAGFIRAVGNVARMHDLVEPGYRLLANVGPHGGQEVPHLHVHLFGQQFLGPMIAR; this comes from the coding sequence ATGGCGATTGATGCGACCCAGCCTTATGATGACCAGAATGTCTTCGCCAAGATTTTGCGCAGGGAAATTCCTTCGACCAAATTGTATGAAGACGAATGGGCCTATGCTTTCCCTGACATCAACCCGCAGGCTACCTTGCACGTGCTGGTGATTCCCAAAGGACCCTATGTCAGCTGGGATGATTTTTCGGCTAAGGCTTCGGATCAGGAAATTGCCGGTTTCATCCGCGCCGTCGGTAACGTTGCGCGGATGCATGATCTGGTTGAGCCGGGTTACCGCTTGCTCGCCAATGTCGGGCCGCATGGCGGACAAGAGGTGCCGCATCTGCATGTCCATTTGTTTGGCCAGCAATTTTTGGGGCCGATGATCGCCCGATGA
- a CDS encoding SspB family protein — MSDDTPDSLIPYDDIVQEALRAVVGRVLGEIVDGGGELPGNHHFYITFKTGAPGVSIPKVLRERFPDEMTIVLQNKFWDLAVDDIGFTVGLSFNAVPSKLDIPFAAITAFVDPAVDFGLQFQATVADMAPEPHEEAENDGSEEADHPAVIDSEDGSNVVTVDFGRKN; from the coding sequence ATGAGCGACGACACACCCGATAGCCTGATCCCGTATGATGATATCGTACAAGAAGCCTTGCGCGCCGTAGTAGGCCGTGTTTTGGGCGAAATTGTCGATGGCGGCGGCGAATTGCCAGGTAACCATCACTTTTACATCACTTTCAAAACGGGTGCGCCGGGCGTGTCCATTCCGAAAGTTTTGCGTGAGCGTTTCCCCGATGAAATGACCATCGTGTTGCAAAACAAATTTTGGGATCTGGCGGTTGATGATATCGGCTTTACCGTTGGCCTCAGCTTTAACGCGGTGCCTTCCAAGCTCGATATACCTTTCGCAGCGATCACTGCGTTTGTTGATCCGGCGGTTGATTTCGGGCTGCAATTTCAGGCGACCGTCGCTGACATGGCACCTGAGCCGCATGAAGAGGCGGAAAATGACGGTTCGGAAGAGGCAGACCACCCAGCCGTGATTGACAGCGAAGACGGCTCAAACGTCGTCACGGTCGATTTCGGCCGCAAAAACTGA
- a CDS encoding acyl-CoA dehydrogenase family protein — protein sequence MPLFYDEDQTMLADTAAQFMAEEGSIKKQLRHWRDRDCKDGFGHELWKQFAEMGFTGILVGEDDGGMGMGNVEAGIVLEQIGRNLTPSPFLTSSVLAATALNNASADLRGRYLPGLISGEHVFAVAIDEGAKHHPERIKTKAEKSGNGFKLSGQKDFVIHGASADMIIVAARTSGADDDDDGITLFAVPKDAAGLDQDAVKLVDSSVATHLKMDNVELDGDAVIGEVDGGREILNKVLNAGRIGAAAEGCGVAGASMDMTIDYLKQRKQFGKLIGEFQALQHRAAHLYSEVEIARAITIKAGQLLDGDSEKADLMVSVAKSKVGQAAGLAVREGVQMHGGIGMTDEYDIGLYMKRDRALNEFLGDAYYHAERVARLSGY from the coding sequence ATGCCATTATTTTACGATGAAGATCAGACCATGCTCGCTGACACTGCAGCGCAGTTCATGGCAGAAGAAGGTTCTATCAAGAAGCAATTGCGCCATTGGCGCGACCGCGATTGCAAGGATGGTTTCGGCCATGAATTGTGGAAGCAATTTGCCGAAATGGGCTTCACTGGCATTCTTGTCGGCGAAGACGATGGCGGCATGGGCATGGGCAATGTCGAAGCCGGAATTGTTCTGGAGCAAATCGGCCGCAACCTCACACCGTCACCCTTCCTTACTAGCTCCGTGTTGGCTGCGACTGCACTCAACAATGCCAGCGCCGATTTGCGCGGTCGCTACCTGCCCGGCCTGATTTCGGGCGAGCATGTCTTCGCTGTCGCTATCGACGAAGGGGCAAAGCACCACCCTGAGCGAATCAAAACCAAGGCCGAGAAATCAGGCAATGGCTTCAAACTGTCCGGTCAGAAGGATTTTGTAATCCACGGCGCGAGCGCCGATATGATAATCGTTGCTGCGCGCACATCGGGCGCTGATGATGATGATGACGGTATCACTCTATTTGCTGTGCCAAAGGATGCAGCCGGTCTCGATCAAGATGCGGTGAAGCTGGTTGACAGTTCTGTTGCGACGCATTTGAAAATGGATAATGTCGAGCTGGACGGTGACGCTGTAATTGGCGAAGTTGATGGTGGCCGCGAGATCTTGAACAAGGTGCTCAATGCTGGCCGTATCGGCGCCGCTGCAGAGGGTTGCGGTGTTGCCGGTGCATCGATGGATATGACCATCGATTACCTCAAGCAGCGCAAGCAATTCGGCAAATTGATTGGCGAGTTTCAGGCGCTTCAACACCGCGCTGCGCATCTCTACTCCGAAGTTGAAATTGCGCGGGCGATTACAATCAAGGCTGGCCAGCTTCTCGATGGCGACAGCGAGAAAGCCGACCTGATGGTCTCGGTTGCCAAATCGAAAGTCGGCCAGGCCGCCGGTCTTGCCGTGCGCGAAGGCGTGCAAATGCATGGCGGAATTGGCATGACCGATGAATATGATATCGGCCTGTATATGAAACGAGACCGTGCGCTGAACGAGTTTCTCGGCGATGCATATTACCATGCCGAGCGTGTTGCCCGGCTGAGCGGATATTGA
- the hisF gene encoding imidazole glycerol phosphate synthase subunit HisF, translating to MTVRIRVIPCLDVADGRVVKGVNFVDLRDAGDPVEQAQAYDAAGADELCFLDISATHEGRGTLLDVVKRTAEVCFMPLTVGGGVASVEDARALLLAGADKVAINSAAVKRPEVVSEIAARFGNQCVVASVDARKTGDGTWEIFTHGGRKPTGIDALEHAKNLAALGAGELLVTSMDGDGTKAGYDLELTRAIADSVSIPVIASGGVGTLDHLVEGVTEGHASAVLAASIFHFGEHTIAEAHAALRSAGLPARA from the coding sequence ATGACCGTCCGCATCCGCGTCATTCCCTGTCTCGATGTTGCCGATGGCCGCGTGGTCAAAGGCGTCAATTTCGTCGATCTGCGCGATGCGGGGGATCCGGTCGAGCAGGCGCAGGCCTATGATGCGGCGGGGGCGGACGAGCTGTGTTTCCTCGATATCTCCGCCACGCATGAAGGGCGCGGCACCTTGCTTGATGTCGTGAAACGCACTGCCGAGGTTTGCTTCATGCCGCTGACTGTTGGCGGCGGGGTTGCTTCGGTCGAGGATGCGCGCGCGCTACTGCTGGCGGGGGCGGACAAGGTCGCAATCAACAGTGCGGCGGTAAAGCGGCCCGAAGTGGTGTCCGAAATCGCTGCACGGTTTGGCAATCAATGCGTGGTTGCTTCCGTCGATGCGCGCAAAACGGGCGACGGCACATGGGAAATCTTCACCCACGGCGGCCGCAAGCCGACCGGCATCGACGCATTGGAGCACGCAAAGAACCTTGCTGCATTAGGCGCAGGCGAATTGCTGGTGACATCAATGGATGGGGACGGGACCAAGGCCGGCTACGACCTTGAATTGACCCGGGCCATAGCCGATTCGGTGAGCATTCCGGTGATCGCCAGCGGCGGTGTCGGCACGCTCGATCATCTGGTGGAAGGCGTGACCGAGGGACATGCTAGTGCGGTACTTGCCGCATCAATCTTCCATTTCGGCGAGCATACTATTGCCGAAGCTCACGCCGCGCTGAGGAGCGCCGGATTACCCGCAAGGGCCTGA
- a CDS encoding alpha/beta hydrolase has translation MSSQVLSRVEPNGQAASVWRFFAGALFPIQLGSRGVRRIKNIAYGPEGRKHLLDIYLPKGPATAPMPVLLHVHGGGWIVGSKHQQAQPLIQYMASQGWLVIDINYRLAPWNRMPVMIQDVIRAVAWTKANITSYNGDPDFVALTGGSAGGHLVALAALASNVDGLRPELGDADCTVDACIPVYGLYDLLDQNQAMEVGVGEIRSFMTRFVMPKSYSEDAALWEKISPINHISPSAPPMLILHGQHDSLADLESAKAFAESLSRISKNKVTFVDLPGQQHAYDCAYSPPAPEHARAVHRFLESVRKDKQR, from the coding sequence TTGAGCAGCCAGGTTCTGAGCCGGGTCGAGCCAAATGGTCAGGCAGCTTCGGTATGGCGCTTTTTTGCAGGAGCATTATTCCCTATCCAATTGGGCAGCCGCGGCGTCAGGCGGATCAAGAACATTGCCTATGGGCCAGAAGGCCGAAAACACCTGCTCGATATATACCTCCCGAAAGGACCAGCGACAGCTCCCATGCCCGTCCTGTTGCACGTCCATGGCGGGGGCTGGATAGTCGGCAGCAAACACCAGCAAGCACAGCCTTTGATTCAATACATGGCGTCCCAAGGATGGCTCGTGATCGACATAAATTACCGGCTTGCCCCGTGGAACCGGATGCCAGTGATGATCCAGGATGTAATCCGAGCTGTCGCATGGACCAAGGCCAATATTACGTCCTACAATGGTGACCCGGATTTCGTGGCTTTAACAGGTGGGTCGGCAGGTGGTCATTTGGTTGCACTCGCCGCGCTTGCGTCCAATGTTGACGGTCTCAGGCCCGAACTTGGCGATGCCGATTGCACCGTTGATGCGTGCATCCCGGTGTATGGGCTTTACGATCTGCTCGACCAGAATCAAGCGATGGAAGTCGGGGTGGGCGAAATCAGATCGTTTATGACGCGGTTCGTGATGCCAAAATCATATTCCGAAGACGCGGCCCTGTGGGAGAAAATCTCACCGATTAATCATATCAGCCCAAGCGCGCCGCCAATGCTGATCCTGCATGGGCAGCATGATTCACTTGCGGATCTCGAAAGCGCAAAAGCTTTTGCTGAAAGCTTATCGCGGATATCAAAGAACAAGGTCACGTTTGTTGATCTGCCTGGACAGCAGCACGCTTATGACTGCGCCTACTCACCTCCGGCCCCGGAACATGCAAGAGCTGTTCATCGATTTCTCGAAAGCGTCCGCAAGGACAAACAGCGCTGA
- the tolQ gene encoding protein TolQ, with translation MTNLPVLSLVTAAPEANGRLDPLQLFLDADIVVQAVMAGLLIASVVVWMIIISFSLRMAGVRKRCSDFEGDFWKADDFDALVKERSKKNIPSARIAAAGMGEWRRSVNGKGGPTDRDGTRQRLASAMESQVAQEADMLADRLNFLATVGSVAPFVGLFGTVWGIMNSFFQIGVQENSSLAVVAPGISEALFATAIGLFAAIPAVIAYNRFSHSVNSLESRMQRFADRFHASLSRELERL, from the coding sequence ATGACCAATCTGCCTGTCCTGTCTTTAGTAACCGCAGCCCCCGAAGCGAACGGGCGGCTCGATCCGCTGCAATTGTTCCTTGATGCCGATATCGTGGTGCAAGCCGTGATGGCAGGATTGTTGATCGCCAGCGTGGTCGTATGGATGATCATTATCAGCTTTAGCCTAAGGATGGCTGGTGTGCGCAAACGTTGCTCCGATTTTGAGGGCGATTTTTGGAAAGCAGATGATTTCGACGCATTGGTGAAGGAGCGCTCAAAGAAAAACATCCCGTCGGCCAGAATTGCCGCCGCCGGAATGGGCGAATGGCGGCGTTCGGTTAATGGAAAAGGTGGCCCGACGGACCGGGACGGTACGCGCCAGCGGCTTGCCAGCGCAATGGAAAGCCAGGTTGCGCAAGAAGCCGACATGCTGGCCGACCGGCTCAATTTCCTCGCCACTGTCGGCTCGGTGGCTCCGTTCGTGGGGCTGTTCGGCACGGTCTGGGGCATCATGAACAGCTTCTTCCAGATCGGGGTGCAGGAAAACAGTTCGCTCGCAGTGGTTGCGCCGGGTATTTCGGAAGCTCTGTTTGCGACTGCGATCGGCCTCTTCGCAGCCATTCCGGCGGTGATCGCCTACAACCGCTTCAGCCACAGCGTGAATTCGCTCGAATCGCGGATGCAGCGATTTGCCGACCGGTTCCACGCCAGCCTCAGCCGAGAGCTGGAGCGTCTGTAA
- a CDS encoding YbgC/FadM family acyl-CoA thioesterase codes for MTITPNPPGGIFDGPLHLYAVRVYYEDTDLSGIVYHANYLRWFERARSDVLRMLEIDQRAAIEAGEGAYAVADLQLKYVKPAKLDDDVIIHTLCTKLKAASVIMHQRAFRMLGEELGGGSQLLCEATFRVGFVAPDGRPRRQPQAWRDAFAPIIAEEGSE; via the coding sequence ATGACCATAACGCCAAACCCGCCCGGTGGAATTTTCGACGGCCCGCTGCATCTTTATGCGGTCAGGGTTTATTACGAAGATACCGATTTGTCGGGCATCGTTTATCATGCCAATTATCTGCGTTGGTTCGAACGGGCCCGGTCCGATGTGCTGCGCATGTTGGAAATTGACCAGCGCGCGGCGATTGAAGCCGGTGAGGGTGCTTATGCAGTCGCCGATCTCCAGCTAAAATATGTGAAACCAGCGAAGCTCGACGATGATGTGATTATTCACACGCTGTGCACCAAGCTGAAAGCGGCAAGCGTGATTATGCATCAGCGCGCGTTTAGGATGCTTGGTGAAGAGTTAGGCGGCGGTTCACAATTGCTGTGCGAAGCTACTTTCCGCGTCGGCTTTGTTGCTCCCGATGGCCGCCCGCGCAGGCAGCCACAGGCATGGCGCGATGCCTTTGCCCCGATTATTGCCGAAGAAGGTTCCGAATGA
- a CDS encoding SDR family NAD(P)-dependent oxidoreductase has protein sequence MNLKDLFGLEGKIALVTGGSRGIGKMIVEGLLEAGCAKIYIVARKKAQVDATSEELGDKVIGLVGDLSQMDGIQALADELASREDKLDLLVNNAGAAWGEPFKDFTEAGWDRTMDLNVKTPFFLTQKLHGLLKAAGTPERPAKVLMIASIDGMKSNPWPTYPYQASKAGLIHLTRRMAAELVHDNIIVNGIGPGAFPSEMNKAARDQEEMVKRGIPSRRVGVTEDMAAGAIYLLSRAGDYVVGTTIPIDGGVVNANIGSGNFVDPSGE, from the coding sequence ATGAATTTGAAAGATCTGTTCGGCCTTGAAGGCAAAATTGCGCTGGTAACCGGCGGCTCTCGCGGCATCGGCAAGATGATCGTCGAAGGTCTGCTGGAGGCTGGCTGCGCGAAAATTTACATCGTCGCACGCAAGAAGGCGCAAGTTGATGCCACATCCGAAGAACTGGGTGACAAAGTCATCGGCCTGGTCGGCGATTTGTCGCAGATGGACGGCATTCAGGCGTTGGCCGACGAATTGGCGAGCCGCGAAGACAAGCTGGACCTGCTGGTAAACAATGCTGGCGCGGCATGGGGCGAACCGTTCAAGGACTTTACCGAAGCGGGTTGGGACCGGACAATGGACCTCAATGTCAAAACCCCGTTCTTTCTGACGCAAAAGCTGCACGGCCTCCTGAAAGCGGCTGGCACGCCTGAACGTCCGGCCAAGGTCCTGATGATCGCCAGTATTGACGGGATGAAGTCCAACCCATGGCCAACATATCCCTATCAGGCATCAAAAGCGGGTCTTATCCACCTGACGCGGCGGATGGCGGCGGAACTGGTGCATGATAATATCATCGTCAATGGCATCGGCCCTGGCGCTTTCCCGAGCGAAATGAACAAAGCTGCGCGCGATCAGGAAGAAATGGTCAAGCGCGGCATCCCCTCGCGCCGCGTTGGTGTCACCGAAGATATGGCCGCAGGCGCGATTTATCTGCTCAGCCGTGCGGGTGATTACGTAGTGGGCACGACAATCCCGATTGATGGCGGCGTGGTAAACGCGAATATCGGATCGGGTAATTTCGTTGATCCGTCGGGCGAATAA
- a CDS encoding ExbD/TolR family protein, whose translation MAMGMASSSRRGGRRSKRTPMAEINVTPFVDVMLVLLIIFMVTAPLLNSGVPVELPDSRASALPQEQDPITISIGATGIIYLDDEPLANGELPGRLSNIRPNADGELPAITLRGDRALDYGRVMAVMGELNRSGFNRIALVTNGVAAPPQMDGAVSGGSDSEQ comes from the coding sequence ATGGCGATGGGCATGGCATCTTCATCCCGCCGGGGCGGACGCCGCAGCAAGCGCACCCCAATGGCGGAAATCAATGTCACACCGTTTGTCGATGTGATGCTGGTGCTGCTAATCATCTTCATGGTTACCGCGCCGCTGCTTAATTCCGGTGTGCCGGTTGAATTGCCCGATAGCCGGGCTTCTGCTTTGCCTCAGGAACAGGACCCGATTACGATCAGCATCGGCGCGACCGGAATAATCTATCTCGATGACGAACCGCTTGCCAATGGCGAGCTGCCCGGACGCCTCTCCAATATCCGTCCCAACGCGGATGGCGAGTTGCCAGCAATCACGCTGCGCGGCGACCGTGCGCTTGATTATGGACGCGTGATGGCGGTGATGGGCGAGCTTAACCGCTCCGGTTTCAACCGCATCGCACTGGTCACCAATGGCGTTGCCGCGCCCCCGCAAATGGATGGTGCAGTCAGTGGCGGTTCAGATAGCGAGCAATAG
- a CDS encoding ion transporter, whose translation MSSSFYSSSRERVRSFIESQRFESAITAVIVINAIGLGMETSPAIMAQYGQLVSTLDRIAIAIFVVELSLKLFAFRLSFFKNGWNVFDFVIVSVALFPLSQQFSVLRALRILRALRLVSVVPSMRKVIVGLFSAIPSIGTVIVMLLLLFYISAVMATKLFGTAFPEWFGTLGHSLYSLFQIMTLESWSMGIVRPVMEIYPYAWAFFVPFILVTSFIVLNLFIGVIVNAMSEATDEEAHGEREEILGELRALRREITALREQGEN comes from the coding sequence ATGTCATCCTCTTTCTATTCATCTTCGCGCGAACGTGTTCGTTCATTCATAGAGTCGCAACGCTTTGAAAGCGCCATTACGGCCGTGATCGTCATTAATGCGATCGGGTTGGGGATGGAGACTTCCCCAGCGATCATGGCACAATATGGCCAGCTCGTTTCTACACTCGACCGCATTGCAATTGCGATCTTCGTTGTCGAGCTCTCTCTGAAGCTGTTCGCCTTTCGCCTTAGCTTCTTCAAAAATGGTTGGAATGTCTTCGATTTTGTCATTGTAAGCGTAGCGCTCTTTCCGCTCAGCCAACAGTTTTCGGTGCTACGGGCATTGCGCATCCTGCGCGCGTTGCGACTTGTCTCCGTGGTGCCCAGCATGCGGAAGGTCATTGTCGGCCTGTTCAGCGCGATTCCCAGTATCGGAACTGTAATCGTGATGCTGCTGCTGCTGTTCTACATCAGCGCGGTTATGGCCACAAAGCTGTTCGGAACAGCTTTCCCCGAGTGGTTCGGGACGCTGGGCCACTCACTCTATTCACTTTTCCAGATCATGACACTGGAAAGTTGGTCGATGGGCATAGTGCGGCCGGTAATGGAGATATATCCCTATGCCTGGGCGTTTTTCGTGCCATTCATTCTCGTCACCAGCTTTATTGTGCTGAACTTGTTCATCGGTGTGATCGTCAACGCAATGTCGGAGGCGACCGATGAAGAAGCGCATGGCGAACGCGAGGAAATTCTTGGCGAATTGCGGGCGCTTCGGCGCGAAATAACTGCACTTCGCGAGCAGGGTGAAAACTAA
- the hisB gene encoding imidazoleglycerol-phosphate dehydratase HisB produces MRTGKIERNTTETKIFVEVNLDGTGTYDVSTGIGFLDHMVEQFSRHSLIDVTMKIDGDLHVDQHHTTEDSALALGQALAQAMGDMAGIGRYGTAYSPMDETLARVALDISGRPYLVWKAGFSQEKLGEWDTELIEHWFHSVSQTAGITLHVELIYGSNNHHICEAIYKGFARAMRAGVELDPRKGDAIPSTKGQLGG; encoded by the coding sequence ATGCGCACTGGGAAAATAGAACGAAACACCACCGAAACGAAGATCTTCGTCGAGGTCAATCTTGACGGGACCGGCACTTATGATGTGTCGACCGGCATCGGTTTTCTGGACCATATGGTCGAGCAATTCAGCCGCCATTCGCTGATCGATGTGACGATGAAGATAGACGGTGATTTACATGTCGACCAGCATCACACGACAGAAGACAGCGCGCTAGCGCTGGGTCAGGCGCTGGCCCAGGCGATGGGCGATATGGCTGGCATCGGCCGCTATGGAACCGCCTATTCACCAATGGATGAGACACTGGCGCGGGTTGCGCTGGATATTTCCGGGCGGCCTTATCTGGTATGGAAAGCCGGTTTCAGTCAGGAAAAATTGGGCGAATGGGACACCGAACTGATCGAACACTGGTTCCATTCAGTCTCGCAAACTGCCGGTATCACGCTGCATGTTGAGCTAATCTACGGTTCCAACAATCACCATATTTGCGAGGCGATTTACAAAGGCTTTGCCCGGGCAATGCGCGCCGGCGTGGAACTCGATCCGCGCAAGGGCGATGCGATCCCCTCCACCAAGGGGCAGCTTGGTGGATAG
- a CDS encoding phosphoribosyl-ATP diphosphatase: protein MDTLTRLEQTIAQRRNADPASSYVAQLHSRGLPVIARKLGEEAVEAIVAALSEDRSEMVGEAADVMFHLMVLLSAKDIPLREVMAELDRREGISGIDEKASRTAGRALQQEQP, encoded by the coding sequence ATGGACACGCTAACCCGTCTCGAACAAACTATCGCCCAGCGGCGCAATGCCGACCCCGCATCCAGCTATGTTGCGCAATTGCATTCGCGAGGACTGCCCGTCATCGCGCGCAAATTGGGCGAAGAGGCGGTCGAAGCGATCGTTGCTGCGCTTTCCGAAGACCGGAGTGAAATGGTCGGCGAGGCGGCTGATGTGATGTTTCACCTGATGGTGCTTCTGTCGGCCAAAGACATCCCGCTGCGAGAGGTGATGGCCGAACTGGACCGGCGCGAGGGCATTTCGGGGATCGATGAAAAGGCCAGTCGGACAGCGGGCCGAGCCCTACAGCAGGAGCAGCCATAA
- the hisA gene encoding 1-(5-phosphoribosyl)-5-[(5-phosphoribosylamino)methylideneamino]imidazole-4-carboxamide isomerase — translation MIVFPAIDLKQGQVVRLAEGDMDRATVYGDDPAAQAILFAEAGAEHLHVVDLDGSFAGSAQNREAVEAIVAAFPGYVQLGGGIRTRADVEGWFDAGVARIVIGTAALKDPDFVKEMAKDFVGGIVVAVDARDGMVATDGWAEVSDVRIEDMARRFEDAGVASLLFTDIGRDGMLKGCNIDATVELAQRTDLPVIASGGVKGLDDIHILSMQSHIGIEGVITGRALYDGRLDLTAALAMAARA, via the coding sequence ATGATCGTATTTCCCGCAATCGATTTGAAGCAAGGCCAAGTTGTGCGTCTTGCAGAAGGCGATATGGACCGCGCGACGGTCTATGGTGATGATCCCGCCGCGCAAGCAATATTGTTTGCGGAGGCTGGCGCAGAGCATTTGCACGTGGTTGACCTCGACGGCAGTTTTGCCGGAAGCGCCCAAAACCGCGAGGCGGTGGAGGCAATTGTCGCAGCGTTCCCCGGCTATGTGCAGCTTGGCGGGGGTATCCGAACCCGCGCTGATGTTGAAGGCTGGTTTGATGCAGGCGTGGCCCGGATTGTTATTGGTACCGCAGCGCTGAAAGATCCCGATTTCGTTAAGGAAATGGCCAAGGACTTCGTAGGCGGCATCGTTGTTGCGGTGGATGCGCGTGACGGGATGGTTGCAACCGATGGCTGGGCCGAAGTGTCCGATGTTCGGATCGAGGATATGGCGCGGCGGTTCGAAGATGCGGGCGTTGCCAGCCTGCTGTTTACCGACATTGGCCGCGATGGGATGCTGAAGGGCTGCAATATCGACGCGACTGTGGAACTGGCGCAGCGCACCGATCTGCCGGTGATTGCCAGCGGCGGGGTCAAGGGCCTCGACGACATTCATATTCTGTCGATGCAGTCGCATATCGGGATTGAGGGCGTTATTACAGGCCGTGCGCTGTATGATGGCCGCTTGGATTTGACTGCGGCGTTGGCGATGGCTGCGCGGGCGTGA
- the gmk gene encoding guanylate kinase: MADQSTLSRRGIMFILSSPSGAGKTTMSHKLLGADEEIKLSVSATTRPPRKGEVDGIDYHFVSDAKFDEMVEKDDFYEWAHVFDHRYGTPKGYIRQGLKEGQDFLFDIDWQGTQQLYQKDQQDAVSVFLLPPSLAALRSRLETRALDSAEVIDSRMERARNEISHWAEYDYVVVNDDVDECFVKVREILHAERMKRTRQTGLIPFVRELME, encoded by the coding sequence ATGGCCGATCAAAGCACCCTTTCCCGCCGCGGTATCATGTTTATCCTTTCTTCCCCGTCGGGAGCGGGAAAGACCACCATGTCGCACAAATTGCTGGGCGCTGATGAGGAGATCAAGCTCTCCGTCTCCGCCACCACCCGCCCCCCGCGCAAAGGCGAAGTGGACGGGATCGATTATCATTTCGTATCCGATGCGAAATTCGATGAAATGGTCGAAAAGGACGATTTTTACGAATGGGCGCATGTGTTCGACCATCGCTATGGCACGCCCAAGGGCTATATCCGCCAAGGTCTGAAAGAAGGACAAGATTTCCTGTTCGACATTGATTGGCAGGGCACCCAGCAACTTTACCAAAAAGACCAACAGGATGCGGTCAGTGTATTTCTGCTGCCCCCGAGCCTCGCCGCTTTACGCAGCCGATTGGAAACCCGCGCGCTCGACAGTGCCGAAGTCATCGATAGCCGTATGGAGCGTGCCCGGAATGAAATCAGCCACTGGGCCGAATATGACTATGTCGTGGTCAATGATGACGTCGATGAATGTTTCGTAAAGGTGCGCGAGATTCTGCACGCAGAACGGATGAAGCGGACACGGCAGACGGGGTTGATCCCATTTGTGCGCGAATTGATGGAGTAG
- the hisH gene encoding imidazole glycerol phosphate synthase subunit HisH encodes MAEVIALIDYGAGNLHSVHNALKAVGAEGVSVTSDPDVARAADRIILPGVGSFKACAEGLAAIDGMIAAMTERVQIGSAPFLGICVGMQLLATHGTEHGVTKGLGWVPGEVRAIERTDPAIKVPHMGWNDVALSSHAPKGGLIEEGEAYFLHSYHFAVDDPQHIAAMTDHGGGLVAAVAHDSVIGVQFHPEKSQAYGLALLERFLHWRP; translated from the coding sequence GTGGCTGAGGTGATCGCGCTGATAGATTACGGCGCGGGTAATCTCCATTCGGTGCACAATGCGCTGAAAGCTGTCGGAGCCGAGGGTGTTAGCGTTACTTCCGATCCCGACGTTGCGCGCGCGGCGGACCGGATTATTCTGCCCGGGGTTGGATCATTCAAGGCATGTGCTGAAGGTCTTGCCGCGATTGACGGCATGATCGCTGCAATGACCGAGCGAGTGCAAATTGGCAGTGCGCCGTTCCTTGGCATTTGTGTGGGAATGCAATTGCTCGCCACGCACGGGACCGAACACGGTGTTACTAAAGGGCTTGGCTGGGTGCCGGGTGAAGTGCGCGCCATCGAACGGACTGATCCGGCGATCAAGGTGCCGCATATGGGCTGGAACGACGTGGCCCTTTCCTCGCACGCGCCGAAAGGCGGCTTGATCGAGGAAGGCGAGGCTTACTTCCTCCATTCCTATCATTTCGCGGTGGATGATCCGCAGCATATTGCCGCGATGACCGACCATGGCGGCGGATTGGTTGCGGCGGTGGCGCACGATAGTGTAATCGGGGTCCAGTTTCATCCTGAGAAGAGCCAGGCTTATGGGCTGGCTTTGCTTGAGAGGTTCTTGCATTGGCGGCCGTGA
- a CDS encoding PEP-CTERM sorting domain-containing protein: MRNFTPAIIPAAIVASALTMVSAPAAAWSGTQIPEPSNLALFGLGLAGFIVGRQIAKNKRSSGED; the protein is encoded by the coding sequence ATGAGGAATTTCACCCCTGCCATCATACCCGCCGCCATCGTTGCTAGCGCGCTGACCATGGTCTCTGCCCCCGCCGCGGCGTGGAGCGGAACGCAAATTCCCGAACCCAGCAATCTTGCCTTGTTCGGCCTCGGATTGGCCGGATTTATTGTTGGCCGTCAGATCGCCAAAAACAAGCGCAGTTCAGGCGAAGATTGA